A genomic segment from Clarias gariepinus isolate MV-2021 ecotype Netherlands chromosome 11, CGAR_prim_01v2, whole genome shotgun sequence encodes:
- the LOC128532796 gene encoding odorant receptor 131-2-like, whose translation MQNLTGFPSNSTSSNTTSIILKVCVVIPLFSVFLYCILLMLHTFASHRQFFDSSRYILFAYMLVNDTLQLLSSVLLFLFMMGNVKFAIIYCAPLLFVSVATFQNGPLILAAMSLERYVAIFYPLCRPISWRPEKIWVIALSLWVISCIPPTVDFILMRPNVDWNVFITPVACKSTVLNGLPIQTLFKVAVNILFFAAVAIIILFTYIRILLETQKMRQDRASVTKALHTVLLHGLQLLLSVMVFTFPITENLIVLNIRWMQEDIQFFNYFCFVLLPRFLSPLIYGLRDESLRNYMKKAMPCFRDHIEPHEVGKITN comes from the coding sequence ATGCAAAATCTGACAGGATTTCCAAGCAATTCAACATCCAGCAACACCACATCCATCATCctaaaagtgtgtgtggtgatCCCGCTGTTCAGTGTCTTTCTCTACTGCATTCTTTTGATGCTGCATACATTTGCCTCACACCGGCAATTCTTTGACAGTTCTCGTTACATCCTATTTGCCTACATGCTGGTCAATGACACATTGCAGTTACTCTCTTCTGTGCtgctctttttatttatgatggGCAATGTGAAGTTTGCCATTATCTACTGTGCACCACTGCTCTTTGTCTCTGTTGCCACATTTCAGAATGGCCCATTAATACTAGCTGCCATGTCTCTGGAACGTTATGTTGCTATCTTCTATCCACTGTGCCGGCCAATCTCCTGGAGGCCTGAAAAAATTTGGGTGATTGCTTTGAGCTTGTGGGTGATCAGCTGTATCCCTCCTACGGTGGATTTTATCCTAATGCGCCCCAACGTGGACTGGAATGTCTTCATCACCCCAGTGGCCTGCAAATCCACAGTACTCAATGGTTTGCCCATCCAGACTCTTTTCAAAGTGGCTGTAAACATACTCTTCTTTGCTGCAGTGGCCATCATCATTCTTTTCACATACATTCGAATCCTTCTGGAAACTCAAAAGATGCGCCAGGACCGTGCCTCAGTTACCAAAGCCCTGCACACTGTGTTGTTACATGGACTGCAACTGCTTCTCAGTGTTATGGTCTTCACATTTCCTATTACTGAAAACCTAATTGTGTTGAACATTAGATGGATGCAGGAAGATATTCAATTTTTCAACtacttttgctttgttttgcttCCACGCTTTCTCAGCCCACTCATTTATGGCCTCAGAGATGAGAGCCTAAGGAACTACATGAAAAAAGCTATGCCTTGCTTTAGGGATCATATTGAGCCACATGAAGTAGGCAAAATTACAAATTGA